A window from Pseudomonas sp. Tri1 encodes these proteins:
- a CDS encoding efflux RND transporter permease subunit, whose protein sequence is MARFFIDRPIFAWVIAIVIMLAGALSISQLPLEQYPDIAPPTVRISATYTGASAKTVEDSVTQVIEQQMKGLDNLTYMSASSSSDGSASISLTFTAGTNPDVAQMQVQNKLQQAESRLPQSVQSEGLTVTKGGSDFLMIAALASDNPSVTGTQIGDYISSTLLDSISRIDGVGDVQTLGSGYAMRIWLDPAQLEKYALMPSDISSALEAQNTEVSAGQLGAMPAVKGQQLNATISARSKLQTVEEFRNVVVKSTSNGAVVLLGDVARVELGSESYDVTSALNGKPAAAMGVQLAAGANALNVGEAVKAKLKELEPFYPTEMQLKNVIAYDTTPFVSLSIEEVVKSLGEAIVLVVLIMFLFLQNLRATLIPAITVPVVLLGTFGVLALFGYSINTLTMFAMVLAIGLLVDDAIVVVENVERVMGEKGLSALDATRQSMDEITSALVGIALVLSAVFIPMAFFGGSTGVIYRQFSVTIVSAMVLSVLVAMTLTPALCATLLKPSDGQDHGAQGGFFGWFNRTFERTAEAYKRQVGGILQRGRLSWLVYGLVVLVMVAGYLSLPTSFLPDEDQGILMAQVQLPVGATDSRTQAVVKQFESYLLEQPEVEALISISGLGMNGNSQNSARAFIRLKDWSERTGAGQDAASIAQRATMALSSIGDANVFVMQPPAVRGMGQTSGFDLQLKDLAGLGHDTLVAAREKLIELANQDPRLLGVRSNGLDDAPQLKVSIDDRKAGALSLSTSDINTTLSTALGGTYVNDFLNQGRVKKVYVQGEAAARMQAADLEHWFVRNSNNEMVPFSSFASSAWSYGSPLLERYNGNASLEVVGDPAPGVSSGDAMDAVEAIIKQLPQGIGYEWTGQSYQLRLSGSQAPLLYGISVLFVFLCLAALYESWSVPFSVMLVVPLGVVGAVLATRVSGLSNDVYFQVGLLTTVGLAAKNAILIVEFAKHLQEQGNSLREATLIAVRQRLRPILMTSLAFMFGVLPLALSSGAGSAGRQAIGTGVLGGMLSATLLGIFFVPLFFVQIRRRFSRVSTASTSVPTTQAGDA, encoded by the coding sequence ATGGCGCGCTTCTTTATCGACCGACCGATCTTTGCCTGGGTCATCGCCATTGTCATCATGCTCGCCGGCGCCTTGTCCATCAGCCAGTTGCCCTTGGAGCAGTACCCGGACATCGCGCCGCCGACGGTGCGTATCTCCGCCACCTACACCGGCGCCTCGGCCAAGACCGTGGAAGACTCGGTGACCCAGGTCATCGAACAGCAGATGAAAGGCCTGGATAACCTGACCTACATGTCGGCCTCCAGCAGTTCGGACGGCAGTGCCAGCATCAGCCTGACCTTCACCGCCGGCACTAACCCGGACGTGGCCCAGATGCAGGTGCAGAACAAGCTGCAACAGGCCGAGTCGAGGTTGCCGCAGTCGGTGCAAAGCGAGGGGTTGACCGTGACCAAGGGCGGTTCGGACTTCCTGATGATTGCCGCCCTGGCGTCCGACAACCCGAGCGTCACCGGCACCCAGATTGGCGACTATATCTCCAGTACCTTGCTCGATTCCATCAGCCGCATCGACGGTGTTGGTGATGTGCAGACCTTGGGTTCGGGCTATGCCATGCGCATCTGGCTGGACCCGGCCCAGCTGGAAAAGTACGCGCTGATGCCCTCGGATATCAGCAGCGCCCTGGAGGCGCAGAACACTGAGGTCTCCGCCGGTCAGCTCGGCGCCATGCCGGCGGTGAAGGGCCAGCAGTTGAACGCCACTATCAGCGCCCGCAGCAAGCTGCAAACCGTCGAAGAGTTTCGCAATGTCGTGGTCAAGTCCACCAGTAACGGTGCGGTGGTGTTGCTTGGGGATGTGGCACGGGTTGAATTGGGCAGTGAAAGCTACGACGTAACCTCCGCCCTTAACGGTAAACCCGCCGCTGCCATGGGCGTACAGCTCGCTGCCGGGGCCAATGCCCTGAATGTGGGCGAGGCGGTGAAGGCCAAGCTCAAGGAGCTGGAGCCGTTCTACCCCACGGAAATGCAGCTTAAGAACGTTATCGCCTACGACACCACGCCCTTTGTCAGCCTGTCCATCGAAGAGGTGGTCAAGTCCTTGGGCGAGGCCATTGTCCTGGTCGTGCTGATCATGTTCCTTTTCTTGCAGAACCTGCGGGCCACGCTGATCCCGGCGATCACCGTGCCGGTGGTGCTGCTTGGTACGTTTGGCGTGCTGGCGCTGTTCGGTTACTCGATCAACACCCTGACCATGTTCGCCATGGTCCTGGCCATCGGCCTGTTGGTGGACGACGCGATTGTGGTGGTGGAGAACGTCGAGCGGGTGATGGGCGAGAAGGGCCTGTCGGCCCTGGATGCCACGCGCCAGTCGATGGATGAAATCACCAGCGCCCTGGTCGGCATCGCCCTGGTGCTCAGCGCAGTGTTCATTCCCATGGCATTTTTTGGCGGCTCTACCGGGGTCATCTACCGGCAGTTTTCGGTCACCATCGTCTCGGCCATGGTGCTCTCGGTGCTGGTCGCGATGACGCTGACGCCGGCATTGTGCGCGACCCTGCTCAAGCCGTCCGATGGCCAGGACCATGGCGCCCAAGGCGGCTTTTTCGGCTGGTTCAACCGCACGTTCGAGCGCACTGCCGAGGCCTATAAACGCCAGGTGGGTGGGATTTTGCAGCGCGGGCGCCTCAGCTGGCTGGTGTATGGGCTGGTGGTGCTGGTGATGGTCGCCGGTTATCTGAGCCTGCCGACCTCGTTCCTGCCTGATGAAGACCAGGGCATTCTCATGGCTCAGGTGCAGTTGCCAGTAGGGGCCACGGACAGCCGCACTCAAGCGGTGGTCAAGCAATTCGAAAGCTACCTGCTCGAACAACCGGAAGTCGAAGCGCTGATCAGCATTTCCGGCCTGGGCATGAACGGCAACAGCCAGAACAGCGCCCGCGCGTTTATCCGGCTCAAGGACTGGAGCGAGCGCACGGGGGCAGGGCAGGATGCGGCGTCCATTGCCCAGCGCGCGACCATGGCGCTGTCGAGCATCGGCGATGCCAATGTGTTCGTCATGCAACCGCCGGCCGTGCGTGGGATGGGACAGACATCCGGCTTCGACCTGCAACTCAAGGACCTCGCCGGCCTGGGGCACGACACGCTGGTGGCGGCGCGGGAAAAACTTATCGAGCTGGCCAACCAGGACCCTCGCTTGCTCGGCGTACGCAGCAATGGCCTGGACGACGCCCCACAGCTCAAGGTCAGCATCGATGATCGCAAGGCCGGGGCGTTGAGCCTGAGCACCAGCGACATCAACACCACGCTGTCCACGGCGTTGGGCGGCACTTACGTCAATGATTTCCTCAACCAGGGCCGGGTGAAGAAGGTCTACGTCCAGGGCGAGGCTGCCGCACGGATGCAGGCGGCCGACCTGGAGCATTGGTTCGTGCGCAACAGCAACAACGAGATGGTGCCTTTTTCCTCGTTCGCCAGCAGTGCCTGGAGCTACGGCTCGCCGTTGCTGGAGCGCTACAACGGCAACGCGTCGTTGGAGGTGGTCGGCGACCCGGCGCCCGGGGTCAGTTCCGGGGACGCCATGGACGCGGTGGAAGCGATTATCAAGCAATTGCCGCAAGGCATCGGTTACGAGTGGACCGGGCAGTCCTATCAACTGCGCCTTTCCGGTTCGCAGGCACCGTTGCTGTACGGGATATCGGTGCTGTTTGTGTTCCTGTGCCTGGCCGCGCTCTATGAGAGTTGGTCGGTGCCTTTCTCGGTGATGCTGGTGGTGCCGTTGGGCGTGGTGGGCGCGGTGCTGGCCACCCGAGTCAGTGGCTTGAGCAACGACGTCTACTTCCAGGTCGGGCTATTGACCACCGTGGGGTTGGCGGCCAAGAACGCGATTCTGATCGTCGAGTTCGCCAAGCACCTGCAAGAGCAGGGCAACAGCTTGCGCGAGGCGACGTTGATCGCGGTGCGCCAACGCCTGCGGCCGATTCTCATGACGTCCCTGGCCTTCATGTTCGGCGTATTGCCCCTGGCCCTGAGTAGCGGCGCAGGTTCCGCCGGACGCCAGGCCATTGGTACCGGTGTGCTGGGTGGCATGTTGTCCGCCACGCTGTTGGGGATCTTCTTCGTACCCTTGTTTTTCGTGCAGATTCGCCGGCGTTTTTCCCGGGTTTCCACGGCTTCGACTTCTGTTCCAACCACCCAGGCAGGTGACGCATGA
- the bamA gene encoding outer membrane protein assembly factor BamA, with the protein MNFSRLLCSAALLLNATLAHAQGFKISDIRINGLQRVSAGSVFGALPLNVGDQADERRLVESTRALFKTGFFQDIQLGHDADVLVITVVERPSVASIEIEGNKAISTEDLMKGLKQSGLAEGEIFQRATLEGVRNELQRQYVAQGRYSATVDAEVIAQPRNRVGLKIKIDEGSVAAIQHINVVGNTVFTTQELTDQFTLKTSNWLSFFKNDDKYAREKLSGDLERLRSYYLDRGYINMDIASTQVSITPDKKHVYITVNVNEGEKYTVRDVKLSGDLKVPQDQLQSLLLVQKGQVFSRKLMTTTSELLTRRLGNEGYTFANVNGVPTPHNEDHSVDITFAVDPGKRAYVNRINFRGNTKTADEVLRREMRQMEGGWASTYLIDQSKTRLERLGFFKEVNVETPAVPGVDDQVDVNYSVEEQASGSITASVGFSQSAGLILGGSITQNNFLGSGNYASLGLTRSSYQSKYNIGFTDPYFTPDGVSLGYNAFYSATDYNEYYDDDNSYYSINSYGAGTTLGYPINETSRLNFGVTVQHDSIEPGTYSADEIYDFIQREGSEFTNFKANLGWSESTLNKGVLATRGHSQNLNLMVTVPGSDLSFYKLDYTGQAFLPVSDATSLRLHTKLGYGNSYGSTDGLPFYENYTAGGEGSVRGFESGTLGPRNTPATGTYASEGQKYYSDRDTESLGGNILITGGVEYLFPMPFIKDNKSLRTSVFWDVGSVYSDKCYLSTTQGCDGLDLGQMASSVGVGVTWYSPLGPLSANVAFPVRTPDNADTQVFQFSLGQTF; encoded by the coding sequence ATGAATTTTTCGCGCCTGCTCTGCTCGGCTGCACTGCTGCTCAATGCCACACTTGCACACGCTCAAGGCTTCAAAATTTCCGACATCCGTATCAACGGCCTTCAGCGCGTTTCCGCCGGCAGCGTGTTCGGTGCCTTGCCATTGAACGTGGGTGATCAAGCGGATGAGCGACGCCTGGTGGAGTCCACTCGCGCACTGTTCAAGACCGGTTTTTTCCAGGATATCCAACTGGGGCACGACGCCGATGTCCTGGTCATTACGGTAGTCGAACGCCCGTCGGTCGCCAGTATCGAGATCGAAGGCAACAAGGCGATCTCCACTGAAGACCTGATGAAAGGCCTCAAGCAATCCGGCCTGGCCGAAGGCGAGATCTTCCAGCGCGCCACCCTCGAAGGTGTGCGTAACGAGCTGCAGCGCCAATACGTCGCCCAGGGTCGCTACTCAGCCACCGTCGATGCCGAAGTGATCGCGCAACCGCGTAACCGTGTGGGCTTGAAAATCAAGATAGACGAAGGCTCTGTCGCAGCGATCCAGCACATCAACGTGGTGGGCAATACCGTCTTCACCACGCAAGAACTGACCGATCAATTCACCCTCAAGACCAGCAACTGGCTGTCGTTCTTCAAGAACGACGACAAGTACGCCCGTGAAAAACTCTCCGGTGACCTGGAGCGCCTGCGCTCCTACTACCTGGACCGTGGCTACATCAACATGGACATCGCTTCGACCCAGGTGTCCATCACCCCGGACAAGAAGCACGTCTACATCACCGTCAACGTCAACGAAGGCGAGAAATACACCGTTCGTGACGTCAAGCTCAGCGGCGACCTGAAAGTGCCGCAAGACCAGCTCCAGTCGCTGTTGCTGGTGCAGAAGGGCCAGGTGTTCTCGCGCAAGCTGATGACCACCACGTCCGAGCTGCTCACCCGTCGCCTGGGCAACGAGGGCTACACCTTCGCCAACGTCAACGGCGTGCCGACCCCACACAATGAAGACCATAGCGTCGACATCACTTTCGCGGTGGACCCGGGCAAGCGTGCCTACGTCAACCGCATCAACTTCCGGGGCAACACCAAGACCGCGGACGAAGTGCTGCGCCGTGAAATGCGCCAGATGGAAGGTGGCTGGGCCTCGACCTACCTGATCGACCAGTCCAAGACCCGCCTGGAACGCCTGGGCTTCTTCAAGGAAGTCAATGTCGAGACACCGGCCGTACCGGGCGTCGATGACCAGGTGGATGTGAACTACAGCGTCGAAGAACAGGCTTCCGGTTCGATCACCGCCAGCGTCGGCTTCTCCCAGAGTGCTGGCCTGATCCTCGGTGGCTCGATCACCCAGAACAACTTCCTCGGCAGCGGCAACTACGCCAGCCTCGGCCTGACCCGTTCGTCTTACCAAAGCAAGTACAACATCGGCTTCACCGACCCCTATTTCACGCCGGACGGCGTGAGCCTGGGCTATAACGCGTTCTACAGCGCCACCGACTATAACGAATATTACGATGACGATAATTCGTACTATTCCATCAATAGCTATGGTGCCGGCACCACCCTCGGCTACCCGATCAATGAAACCTCACGGCTGAATTTCGGCGTGACGGTGCAGCATGACAGCATCGAGCCAGGGACCTACAGCGCCGATGAAATCTACGACTTCATCCAACGCGAAGGGAGCGAGTTCACCAACTTCAAGGCCAATCTCGGCTGGTCTGAATCGACTCTGAACAAAGGCGTACTGGCCACCCGCGGGCATTCGCAAAACCTGAACCTGATGGTGACCGTGCCCGGCAGCGACCTGAGTTTCTACAAGCTCGACTACACCGGGCAGGCCTTCCTACCGGTCAGCGATGCCACCTCGCTGCGCTTGCATACCAAACTCGGCTACGGCAACAGCTATGGCTCGACCGACGGCCTGCCGTTCTACGAGAACTACACCGCCGGTGGCGAAGGCTCGGTGCGCGGCTTCGAAAGCGGCACCCTCGGCCCGCGCAACACGCCGGCCACCGGCACCTATGCCAGTGAAGGACAGAAGTATTATTCCGACCGGGACACCGAATCACTGGGCGGCAACATCCTCATCACCGGCGGTGTGGAATACCTGTTCCCGATGCCCTTTATCAAAGACAACAAATCACTGCGCACCTCGGTGTTCTGGGACGTCGGCAGCGTCTACTCCGACAAGTGCTACCTGAGCACCACCCAGGGATGTGACGGGCTCGACCTCGGCCAGATGGCCAGTTCGGTAGGCGTCGGAGTGACTTGGTACAGCCCGTTGGGCCCATTGAGCGCCAACGTGGCCTTTCCGGTGCGAACGCCGGATAACGCTGACACGCAGGTGTTCCAGTTTTCCTTGGGGCAGACGTTTTGA
- a CDS encoding ATP-binding protein, producing the protein MKPSRLFWKLFLAFWLATGLTFLVGLGFLVMGSSRPGDPHLETILAAEEQLLRQFGVESGRQLLAVWEHPADQAVGVYDSTGQLLAGAPVAQPAYTRSVVDKDGAALLLKSTHPLAQERDKGPSPWTPLIIGTVMSALFSGYMAFYLAWPLAYLRRAMSDVAQGRFETRVKPMMGARRDEIVDLAGDCDRMANQLKLLVEAQQHLLHDISHELRSPLTRMQAAIGLLQQDPARLEMVERIDRESVRMDILIEALLTLARLQGRPESIEREPIDIVELLSVIVEDARFEAQMKGCQVSLQACPAFVSRVSGELLYRCFENVIRNAVRYTRPGSTVVVVAETTTEAGCLTVRISDQGPGVENDRLQDIFHPFERGLNDSSAGFGLGLAIASRAVEIHGGTIMARNEPAGGLTVEISLPHQA; encoded by the coding sequence ATGAAACCCAGCCGGCTGTTCTGGAAACTGTTCCTGGCGTTTTGGCTCGCCACCGGCCTGACATTCCTGGTCGGGTTGGGCTTTCTGGTGATGGGCAGTTCCAGGCCAGGGGATCCGCATCTGGAAACCATCCTGGCCGCTGAGGAACAGCTGCTGCGCCAGTTTGGTGTCGAGTCGGGCCGGCAGCTGCTGGCGGTGTGGGAACACCCGGCTGACCAGGCCGTTGGCGTGTATGACAGTACCGGTCAGTTGCTGGCCGGGGCACCGGTTGCGCAACCGGCCTACACGCGATCGGTCGTCGACAAGGACGGCGCCGCGCTGTTGCTCAAGTCTACCCATCCCCTGGCTCAAGAGCGCGACAAAGGACCGAGCCCCTGGACGCCGTTGATCATCGGCACGGTCATGAGTGCGCTGTTCAGCGGCTATATGGCGTTCTACCTGGCATGGCCGTTGGCCTATCTTCGGCGGGCCATGAGTGACGTTGCTCAAGGGCGCTTCGAAACCCGGGTCAAGCCAATGATGGGCGCGCGCCGGGATGAAATCGTCGATCTGGCCGGGGACTGTGACCGAATGGCCAACCAGTTGAAACTGCTGGTGGAGGCCCAGCAACACCTGTTGCACGACATCTCCCATGAACTGCGTTCGCCATTGACGCGCATGCAGGCGGCTATCGGGCTGTTGCAGCAAGATCCGGCTCGCCTGGAAATGGTGGAGCGCATCGACCGTGAGTCGGTGCGCATGGACATATTGATCGAGGCGTTGTTGACCCTGGCGCGCCTGCAAGGGCGGCCTGAGAGTATCGAGCGCGAGCCCATCGATATCGTCGAGTTGCTGTCGGTGATCGTCGAGGACGCTCGATTCGAGGCGCAAATGAAAGGTTGCCAGGTCAGTTTGCAAGCGTGCCCGGCCTTTGTCAGTCGGGTCAGCGGCGAACTGTTGTATCGCTGTTTCGAGAACGTCATTCGAAATGCGGTGCGCTATACCCGGCCGGGGAGCACGGTGGTGGTCGTGGCTGAGACCACCACCGAGGCAGGCTGCCTGACGGTGCGGATTAGCGATCAGGGACCAGGTGTTGAAAACGACCGCTTGCAGGATATTTTCCATCCGTTCGAGCGGGGCCTGAACGACAGCAGTGCCGGTTTCGGCCTGGGTTTGGCAATCGCTTCGAGGGCCGTGGAAATACACGGCGGCACGATCATGGCGCGCAACGAGCCAGCCGGTGGGTTGACCGTGGAAATCAGCTTGCCCCATCAGGCATGA
- the baeS gene encoding sensor histidine kinase efflux regulator BaeS, translating into MKLSISTKLFIAVLASVLFVILSMGVANGWSFGKGFLDYLNEQALLRMTPVLPRLASAYAREGDWEFLRNQPDRWFELLRPEPGENDSDPQRPSMPMSDLTGAVFRIALLDQQKQLVMGYSAIANDALMRPVEVGGKTVGWLAVTPFQNVTEAGGERFRQYLVRTSLAVGVFSLLLAMLIAWWIARALLDPVKRVAAATHRLAAGEYSNRVSVSSNDEVGQLARDFNQLAYTLERNEKMRREFMADVSHELRTPLSVLRGELEAIEDGVRTLDQASMKSLQGEVGMLSKLVDDLYELSLADVGALTYRKSECDLNDLLDGCVAMFQERCNARHLGLELELPTTPLQVEADPKRLQQLFGNLLENAVRYTDEGGVLRIRAASEDDVVRIDFLDSGPGVDADQLPRLFERFYRGESSRNRASGGAGLGLAICHSIALAHGGSLSADHSPLGGLWLTLRLPRNA; encoded by the coding sequence ATGAAACTGAGCATCTCCACCAAGCTGTTTATTGCCGTACTGGCCAGCGTGCTATTCGTCATCCTGAGCATGGGGGTGGCCAACGGCTGGAGCTTTGGCAAAGGTTTCCTCGACTACCTCAACGAACAGGCGCTGTTGCGCATGACGCCGGTGCTACCGCGTCTGGCCAGCGCCTATGCGCGCGAAGGCGACTGGGAATTCCTGCGCAACCAGCCGGATCGCTGGTTCGAACTGCTGCGCCCGGAACCGGGGGAAAACGACAGCGACCCGCAGCGGCCGTCCATGCCGATGTCCGACCTGACCGGCGCGGTATTTCGCATCGCCCTGCTGGACCAGCAAAAACAGTTGGTCATGGGTTACTCGGCGATTGCCAACGACGCCCTCATGCGCCCGGTGGAGGTTGGCGGCAAAACCGTCGGCTGGCTGGCGGTGACGCCGTTCCAGAACGTGACGGAAGCCGGGGGCGAACGCTTTCGGCAGTACCTGGTGCGCACCAGCCTGGCCGTGGGCGTGTTCTCGTTGCTGCTGGCGATGCTGATCGCCTGGTGGATCGCCCGTGCCCTGCTCGATCCGGTCAAGCGAGTGGCCGCCGCCACGCACCGACTGGCCGCCGGGGAATACAGCAACCGGGTGTCGGTGTCCTCCAACGACGAAGTTGGTCAACTGGCCCGGGACTTCAATCAATTGGCGTATACCCTGGAGCGCAATGAAAAAATGCGCCGGGAGTTCATGGCCGACGTGTCTCATGAACTGCGTACCCCGCTGTCGGTATTGCGCGGTGAGCTGGAGGCCATCGAAGACGGTGTGCGCACCCTCGATCAGGCCTCGATGAAATCGCTGCAAGGCGAAGTCGGCATGCTCAGCAAACTGGTGGACGATCTGTATGAACTGTCCCTGGCCGATGTCGGTGCGCTGACCTACCGCAAGAGCGAATGCGATCTCAACGACTTGCTGGACGGTTGCGTGGCGATGTTCCAGGAGCGCTGCAATGCCCGGCATCTGGGTTTGGAGCTGGAGCTGCCGACAACGCCGCTGCAGGTCGAAGCCGACCCCAAACGCCTGCAGCAACTGTTCGGCAATCTGCTGGAAAACGCAGTGCGCTATACAGATGAAGGCGGTGTGCTGCGTATTCGAGCCGCCAGCGAGGACGACGTCGTGCGCATCGACTTTCTCGACTCCGGCCCCGGGGTCGATGCGGATCAATTGCCGCGGCTGTTCGAGCGCTTTTACCGCGGCGAAAGCTCACGCAATCGCGCCAGTGGTGGCGCCGGTCTGGGGCTCGCCATCTGCCACAGCATCGCCCTGGCCCACGGCGGCAGCCTCAGCGCCGATCACTCGCCGCTGGGCGGCCTTTGGCTGACCCTGCGCCTGCCACGGAACGCCTGA
- a CDS encoding response regulator codes for MTNDSPILIVEDEPKLAALMRDYLIAAGYPTQCLDNGLQVVPAVRASEPRLILLDLMLPGCDGLQVCQELRRFSAVPIIMITARVEEVDRLLGLDLGADDYICKPFSPREVVARVKAILRRSPQLLSSGPKRLLIDEKQYLASFDGIALDLTPLELRLLSTFARSPGRVFSRDQLLDRIYSDHRVVTDRTVDSHIRNLRRKLEQACPGEQPIESLYGVGYRFQLADG; via the coding sequence ATGACCAATGACAGTCCGATCCTTATCGTCGAAGACGAACCCAAACTGGCTGCATTGATGCGCGACTACCTGATCGCCGCCGGCTACCCGACCCAGTGCCTGGACAATGGCCTTCAAGTGGTGCCAGCGGTACGTGCCAGCGAACCGCGGTTGATCCTGCTCGACCTGATGCTGCCCGGGTGCGACGGCCTGCAAGTGTGCCAGGAGCTGCGTCGCTTCAGCGCCGTGCCGATCATCATGATCACCGCCCGCGTCGAGGAAGTGGACCGCCTGCTCGGGCTGGACCTGGGGGCCGATGACTACATCTGTAAACCCTTCAGCCCGCGCGAGGTGGTGGCCCGGGTCAAGGCGATCCTGCGGCGTAGCCCGCAACTTCTGAGCTCTGGGCCAAAGCGTCTGCTGATTGACGAAAAACAGTACCTGGCGTCTTTCGACGGCATCGCACTGGACCTCACACCGCTGGAGCTGCGCCTGCTCAGCACCTTCGCCCGCTCTCCCGGGCGGGTGTTTTCCCGGGATCAGTTGCTGGACAGGATCTATTCCGATCACCGGGTAGTCACTGATCGCACCGTCGACAGCCATATCCGTAATCTGCGGCGCAAGCTCGAACAGGCCTGCCCGGGTGAACAGCCGATCGAGTCGTTGTATGGGGTGGGTTATCGGTTTCAGCTTGCCGATGGCTGA
- a CDS encoding efflux RND transporter periplasmic adaptor subunit: MSTKLFAKSLVTAAFLVALIVLFMLGGCSGESAPALEPSKVSVITVQPQSQALTTELAGRTQAFMVAEIRPQVGGIVQQRLFVEGAEVKAGQALYQLDASSYKAALAEAQANLAKARATLKSAQAKAKRDAQLVKIDAISQQDNEDAQASLLTAEAELQVAQADVDTARINLAYTRISSPVSGRIETSTVTPGALVVANQDSALTTVQQLDPMYVDVTQSTAELLRLKRDLASGVLQSNGEGEARISLKLDDGSTYAHEGRLKFSGVSVNEGTGTVTLRAQIANPERLLLPGMYVRAVLEQARDDKAILIPQKAVTRSASGATSVLVVVNGKVEQRLLTIDRAVDNQWWVTAGLNAGDQVIVEGGQKVRVGDTVVAQNAGTRSRTQKATPVAIAQEG; the protein is encoded by the coding sequence ATGTCGACCAAATTATTCGCCAAATCCCTGGTGACCGCCGCCTTCCTGGTGGCCTTGATCGTTCTGTTCATGTTGGGCGGGTGCTCCGGTGAATCCGCCCCCGCACTGGAACCGTCCAAGGTTTCCGTGATCACCGTGCAGCCACAAAGCCAGGCCCTGACCACGGAACTGGCCGGACGCACCCAGGCGTTCATGGTCGCCGAGATTCGTCCGCAGGTGGGCGGTATCGTCCAGCAGCGCCTGTTTGTCGAAGGGGCCGAGGTCAAGGCCGGACAGGCGCTTTATCAACTGGACGCTTCCTCTTACAAGGCCGCGTTGGCTGAAGCCCAGGCGAACCTCGCCAAGGCACGCGCCACCCTGAAGTCAGCCCAGGCTAAGGCCAAGCGTGATGCACAGCTGGTGAAAATCGATGCCATCAGCCAGCAGGACAACGAGGATGCCCAGGCCAGCCTGCTGACCGCCGAAGCGGAATTGCAAGTGGCCCAGGCCGATGTCGACACCGCACGCATCAACCTGGCGTATACCCGCATCAGTTCTCCCGTCAGCGGCCGCATCGAAACCTCGACGGTCACCCCTGGCGCGCTGGTGGTTGCCAACCAAGACAGCGCACTGACCACGGTGCAGCAGTTGGACCCGATGTATGTCGACGTCACCCAATCGACCGCCGAGCTGCTGCGCCTCAAGCGCGACCTGGCCAGCGGTGTGCTCCAGAGCAATGGTGAAGGCGAGGCGCGGATCAGTCTCAAGCTCGATGACGGCAGTACCTACGCCCATGAGGGGCGCTTGAAGTTCAGCGGGGTCAGCGTCAATGAGGGCACCGGTACGGTGACCTTGCGGGCGCAAATCGCCAACCCCGAGCGCCTGTTGCTGCCGGGCATGTACGTGCGGGCGGTGCTGGAGCAGGCGCGGGATGACAAGGCCATCCTGATTCCACAGAAGGCGGTGACTCGCAGCGCCAGCGGCGCGACTTCGGTGCTGGTGGTGGTCAATGGCAAGGTCGAGCAACGGCTGCTGACCATCGATCGGGCCGTGGATAACCAATGGTGGGTCACGGCAGGGCTGAACGCGGGAGACCAGGTGATTGTCGAGGGCGGGCAGAAAGTCCGGGTCGGTGACACCGTCGTGGCGCAGAACGCCGGCACCCGCAGCCGTACGCAGAAAGCCACGCCTGTTGCCATTGCGCAGGAGGGTTGA
- a CDS encoding response regulator transcription factor, producing the protein MIRVLLVDDDQELTGMLSQYLEREGFEATAVHTGEEGEVQALSGRYSIVVLDVMLPGLSGIEVLRRIRAVNQVPVVLLTARGDNIDKITGLELGADDYVPKPSSPGELVARLRAIMRRVQPMDQPTSEVIRTGPLVLWPGKRQAQWHGRELAVTSTEFSLLEELARCAGQVVSKQDLSLNALGCPLTRYDRRIDVHISSIRHKLGPRPDTKAWIQSVRGLGYLMIAEQ; encoded by the coding sequence ATGATCCGCGTATTGCTTGTCGACGATGACCAGGAACTGACTGGAATGCTCAGCCAATACCTGGAGCGGGAAGGCTTTGAGGCAACCGCCGTGCATACCGGCGAGGAGGGCGAGGTTCAGGCGCTGTCCGGTCGCTATAGCATCGTGGTGCTGGACGTGATGCTGCCGGGACTGTCGGGCATTGAGGTGCTCAGGCGCATTCGGGCGGTGAACCAGGTGCCGGTGGTGCTGCTCACGGCCCGTGGCGACAACATCGACAAGATCACCGGCTTGGAACTGGGGGCCGATGACTATGTGCCCAAGCCCAGTTCGCCGGGGGAACTGGTGGCACGTCTACGGGCGATCATGCGCCGGGTGCAGCCGATGGATCAGCCCACCAGCGAAGTGATCAGGACCGGCCCGCTGGTCTTGTGGCCCGGCAAGCGCCAGGCCCAGTGGCATGGACGCGAGCTGGCGGTAACCAGCACCGAGTTCAGCCTGCTCGAAGAACTGGCCCGTTGTGCCGGGCAGGTGGTGAGCAAACAGGATCTGTCCCTCAATGCCCTGGGCTGCCCCTTGACCCGCTACGACCGGCGTATCGACGTGCACATCAGCAGCATTCGCCACAAGCTCGGCCCGCGGCCCGACACCAAGGCCTGGATCCAGAGCGTGCGTGGCCTCGGTTACCTGATGATTGCCGAACAATGA